In Chitinophaga varians, the following are encoded in one genomic region:
- a CDS encoding MlaE family ABC transporter permease — MDVYNVCRFILRFFAEVFRPPYEFRETVKQCYNVGYKSFALVSLTGFITGMVFTNQSRPSLAEFGATSWLPGLISIAIVRALAPLITSLIVAGKVGSNIGAELGSMKVTEQIEAMEVSATNPFKFLVVSRVVATTLMNPLLVCYMAFVGLLGSYLNVHQHEDTSFAAFFQHGFSSISFLDITASLIKSVVYGFTISITGCYQGYNAAKGTQGVGKAANVAVVISMFLIFIEEMIIVQIVNQFRPS; from the coding sequence ATGGATGTATACAACGTCTGCCGGTTTATACTCCGGTTCTTTGCAGAAGTTTTCCGGCCCCCTTACGAGTTCAGGGAAACGGTCAAACAATGTTACAACGTTGGTTATAAATCCTTTGCGCTTGTATCGCTGACGGGGTTTATCACCGGGATGGTATTCACGAACCAGTCGCGGCCGTCCCTGGCGGAATTTGGCGCCACCTCGTGGCTGCCGGGACTCATTTCCATCGCTATCGTCCGGGCATTGGCGCCGCTGATCACCTCCCTGATCGTTGCCGGGAAAGTAGGCTCCAACATTGGCGCGGAACTGGGCTCCATGAAAGTAACGGAACAAATTGAAGCCATGGAGGTTTCTGCCACCAACCCCTTTAAATTCCTGGTGGTCAGCCGCGTGGTGGCCACTACGCTCATGAACCCCCTACTGGTGTGTTATATGGCGTTTGTCGGGCTGCTGGGCTCCTATCTCAATGTACACCAGCACGAAGACACCAGTTTCGCGGCATTCTTTCAGCATGGTTTTTCCAGCATCTCTTTTCTCGACATCACTGCGTCTCTTATCAAATCAGTGGTATATGGTTTTACGATCAGCATCACCGGTTGTTACCAGGGATATAACGCGGCCAAAGGCACCCAGGGCGTAGGCAAGGCCGCCAACGTGGCGGTGGTCATTTCCATGTTTCTCATCTTTATTGAAGAAATGATCATCGTTCAGATCGTGAATCAATTCAGGCCCTCTTAA
- a CDS encoding MlaD family protein, which produces MKAGKNRQLLIVSIFSVLAVAILATAILMLGEQHKSFERKFPAKTVMTDVNGLKVGDNVWFAGVKIGIIKSIDITDDGRVLVTMSIETKARKHIRRDSHTKLGTDGLIGNKIIMISGGSASAPLIADNGYLSSIAGAGDMMDVLDSASKSLVQITQNLKTVSQRILTGKGTLTALLNDSTMASNLQYTLQDARGAMAKVHAGSSKVMGDLSAFSSRLNRSGTLVNSLLDDTTSYENISESIAQLKATMDTLVLFSQNLKKASEALNNPQHVTGVLLNDKATAEHLRNTLNNLDSSSIKLKEDLEAVRHNFLFRGYFKKKRD; this is translated from the coding sequence ATGAAAGCGGGCAAAAACAGGCAGCTGCTTATTGTAAGCATCTTTTCAGTACTGGCAGTCGCCATACTGGCCACCGCCATATTGATGTTAGGAGAGCAACATAAGTCGTTTGAGCGAAAATTCCCGGCCAAAACAGTAATGACCGATGTCAACGGCCTGAAGGTGGGCGACAACGTGTGGTTTGCCGGCGTCAAGATAGGTATCATCAAAAGTATCGATATTACGGATGATGGCCGGGTGTTGGTCACTATGAGCATCGAAACAAAAGCCAGAAAACATATCCGCCGGGATTCCCATACCAAACTGGGCACTGACGGGCTGATTGGCAACAAGATCATTATGATCTCCGGCGGCTCCGCCTCAGCGCCGCTCATCGCCGACAACGGCTACCTGTCAAGCATCGCAGGCGCCGGCGATATGATGGACGTACTGGACTCCGCCAGTAAAAGCCTGGTGCAAATCACTCAAAACCTGAAAACTGTCAGTCAGCGGATACTGACAGGCAAAGGTACGCTCACAGCATTGTTGAACGACTCCACTATGGCCAGCAACCTGCAATACACACTCCAGGACGCCCGAGGGGCTATGGCAAAGGTACACGCAGGCAGCAGCAAAGTAATGGGCGACCTCTCGGCTTTCTCTTCCCGGCTTAACCGGTCCGGCACGCTGGTCAACAGCCTCCTGGACGATACGACCAGTTATGAAAACATCAGTGAAAGCATCGCTCAACTCAAAGCGACCATGGACACATTGGTACTGTTCTCCCAAAACCTGAAAAAGGCCAGCGAAGCGTTGAACAACCCGCAACACGTAACCGGGGTACTGTTGAACGACAAAGCTACCGCTGAACATTTACGCAACACGCTCAATAACCTTGATTCTTCCAGCATCAAACTCAAAGAAGACCTGGAAGCCGTGCGGCACAACTTCCTGTTCCGCGGGTACTTTAAAAAGAAAAGGGACTGA
- a CDS encoding ABC transporter ATP-binding protein, with the protein MRKPPANIDKQNAVIRIRGLYKSFDTIDVLTGMDLDLYKGENVVVLGRSGSGKSVLIKLIAGLLKPDSGTIRVAGEEIDQLSPGALQQLRLKIGFLYQGSALYDSMTVRENLEFPLVRNSAHLTHEERDAAIREVLKNVGLEQSIDKMPAELSGGQKKRVGIARTLILHPDIMLYDEPTAGLDPVTSGDINTLINEVQQTYRTSAVIITHDLTCAKSTGDRVALISDGKFCVEGSFEEVFQSGDAEAKKFYDYNFIVDT; encoded by the coding sequence ATGAGAAAACCACCGGCCAATATTGATAAACAAAACGCCGTCATCCGTATACGGGGACTGTATAAATCTTTTGACACCATCGATGTGCTGACAGGGATGGACCTCGATCTTTACAAAGGGGAAAACGTAGTGGTACTGGGCCGTTCGGGCAGCGGGAAATCCGTGCTGATCAAACTCATCGCAGGGCTGTTGAAGCCCGATAGCGGTACTATCCGCGTGGCCGGCGAGGAGATAGACCAGTTGTCGCCAGGGGCCTTACAACAACTGCGGCTGAAAATAGGATTCCTCTACCAGGGCAGCGCACTATACGACAGTATGACCGTACGGGAAAACCTGGAATTCCCGCTGGTCAGAAACAGTGCTCATCTCACCCATGAAGAAAGGGACGCCGCTATCCGGGAGGTATTAAAGAATGTAGGACTGGAACAGTCCATTGACAAGATGCCGGCGGAACTGTCCGGCGGGCAAAAGAAGAGGGTCGGCATTGCCCGTACCCTGATCCTGCACCCGGATATTATGTTATACGACGAACCAACCGCAGGGCTGGACCCCGTGACCTCCGGTGATATCAATACCCTGATCAACGAGGTGCAGCAGACATACCGCACCAGCGCAGTGATCATCACCCATGACCTCACCTGTGCCAAAAGCACAGGCGACAGAGTGGCCCTGATTTCAGACGGTAAATTCTGTGTGGAAGGTTCGTTTGAAGAGGTGTTTCAAAGTGGCGATGCAGAAGCTAAAAAATTCTACGATTACAATTTCATCGTTGACACATGA
- a CDS encoding class I lanthipeptide, translating to MKKKTVIGKKMSFNKTTIAQLNTHQQAQIAGGMAIITREIRCWETRDISCETIPYTQDACVIC from the coding sequence ATGAAGAAGAAAACAGTTATTGGAAAAAAAATGTCTTTTAACAAGACAACTATTGCCCAACTGAACACCCATCAACAAGCCCAAATCGCCGGTGGTATGGCTATCATCACCAGAGAAATCAGGTGCTGGGAAACAAGAGACATATCCTGCGAAACAATCCCCTACACACAGGACGCATGTGTGATCTGCTAA
- a CDS encoding amidohydrolase, translating to MKKTPLHLLLSLLTLLIFSRCQDNTQIADEILKGHVRTMNEKDSAKLEECVAIRDSTIIFVGSFDEAKAKHFKEGHTKVIEYGDSALIMPAFIDAHAHVGLFAMTLPLADLSARPYGNVNDTLTLESVMKTYFNSKNLRENDLTTVVMGNNYDDSKLKGNLQPTRYLLDRISTTHPIYIMHVSGHMGVANTKLLSMMGITNQTSSDSIAGGVIAKEKGVVTGLLTENANVRAIEIGMGSATAGATTDAAKKIMLDSAVSRLLQAEKEWFKYGITTICEGRADASTVQLILGASKANKLTGDFIVLPDYDQNSNLGELAAYYPNYQNHFKIGAVKFTFDGSPQGKDAYLSQPYKKPPVGQDVTYKGQPIYRYADALRKIDSVTKNLKMPVHVHCNGDSAIDMVLSIFQTLKAKKDLDSLQTPCVIIHSQITRPEQIDVMKALAGPVMESFFPTHVYLWGDWYLSQVLGSPRADRIAPLGDAKKRGLHYTIHTDSPITPPDLLTAIHAAVNRRTLDSVLLGYDQHVSVYDALKAITTEAAYQWGEDSTKGKLLNGYRADIVVLSHDPVKVKPETLRYSVNVLSTYKSGKQVYAAATSPMSALTKK from the coding sequence ATGAAAAAAACACCCTTACACCTCTTACTATCATTATTGACCCTATTGATCTTTTCCCGTTGTCAGGACAACACACAGATCGCCGACGAAATTCTCAAAGGCCACGTGCGCACCATGAACGAAAAAGACTCCGCTAAACTGGAAGAATGCGTTGCCATCCGTGACAGTACTATCATTTTTGTTGGCAGTTTCGACGAAGCAAAGGCCAAACATTTCAAAGAAGGCCATACCAAAGTGATTGAGTACGGCGATTCCGCGCTGATCATGCCGGCCTTCATTGACGCGCACGCGCACGTCGGGCTCTTTGCCATGACGCTCCCACTGGCCGATCTCTCCGCCCGCCCCTATGGGAATGTCAATGATACGTTAACTCTTGAATCTGTCATGAAAACCTATTTCAACAGCAAAAATCTCAGGGAGAACGACCTCACTACCGTGGTGATGGGCAATAACTATGACGATTCGAAGTTAAAAGGCAATCTACAGCCCACCCGATATCTGCTTGACCGTATTTCCACCACCCATCCCATTTACATCATGCATGTGAGCGGGCATATGGGCGTTGCCAATACCAAACTGCTGTCTATGATGGGCATCACCAACCAGACATCCTCCGACTCCATAGCTGGCGGCGTGATTGCCAAGGAGAAGGGCGTTGTCACCGGTTTACTCACGGAAAATGCCAATGTCAGGGCCATTGAAATAGGTATGGGATCAGCTACCGCCGGCGCCACAACAGATGCCGCCAAAAAGATCATGCTGGACAGTGCCGTATCCCGGTTGCTACAGGCAGAAAAAGAATGGTTCAAATACGGCATCACCACTATCTGCGAAGGCAGGGCGGACGCCAGCACTGTGCAGCTTATCCTGGGCGCCAGCAAAGCAAATAAACTGACCGGAGACTTCATCGTGTTGCCGGACTATGATCAGAACAGCAACCTGGGCGAACTGGCAGCTTACTATCCAAATTACCAAAACCATTTTAAAATAGGGGCTGTCAAATTCACCTTCGATGGTTCACCGCAAGGCAAAGACGCCTATCTGTCCCAGCCTTACAAAAAGCCGCCTGTAGGACAAGACGTTACCTACAAAGGTCAGCCTATCTATCGTTATGCAGATGCACTGCGCAAAATAGACAGTGTGACTAAAAACCTGAAAATGCCGGTACATGTACATTGTAATGGTGACTCTGCCATCGACATGGTGCTCAGCATCTTCCAGACATTAAAAGCCAAAAAGGACCTGGACAGCCTCCAAACGCCTTGTGTGATCATTCACTCACAGATCACCCGTCCGGAACAGATAGACGTCATGAAAGCGCTGGCAGGCCCTGTTATGGAGAGCTTCTTCCCTACGCATGTGTATCTGTGGGGCGACTGGTATCTCAGCCAGGTGCTTGGATCTCCCCGTGCGGACCGTATTGCGCCGTTGGGCGATGCTAAAAAAAGAGGGCTGCACTACACTATCCACACAGATTCACCGATCACACCGCCCGATCTGCTGACAGCCATACATGCAGCCGTCAACCGCCGCACGCTGGACAGCGTATTGCTCGGTTATGATCAGCACGTATCTGTATATGACGCCTTAAAAGCCATCACCACGGAAGCAGCCTATCAATGGGGAGAAGATTCCACCAAAGGAAAACTGTTGAATGGCTACAGGGCAGACATCGTGGTATTAAGCCATGACCCGGTCAAGGTAAAACCGGAGACACTTCGATACAGTGTAAACGTGTTATCTACCTACAAAAGCGGCAAACAGGTGTACGCGGCGGCCACCTCTCCTATGTCCGCGCTGACAAAAAAATAA
- a CDS encoding SDR family oxidoreductase, with protein sequence MGRNDLKGKVVLIAGGAKNLGGLLSREIAKKGAKIIIHFNSASTKADADKTLEDIQAAGGEAVLFQADLTKVENIRSLFQEARKQWGGIDIAINTVGKVLKKPFSDTTEAEYDSMFDINSKVAYFFIQEAGKQLNDNGKICTIVTSLLAAYTGLYSTYAGGKAPVEHYTRAASKEYGGRGISVTAVAPGPMDTPFFYGQETDDAVAYHKSASALGGLTKIEDIAPLVEFLVTDGWWITGQTIFANGGYTTR encoded by the coding sequence ATGGGAAGAAACGATTTAAAAGGAAAAGTTGTGCTCATTGCAGGTGGGGCAAAGAACCTGGGTGGTCTGCTGAGCAGGGAGATCGCAAAAAAAGGGGCTAAAATAATCATCCATTTCAACAGTGCCTCTACCAAAGCGGACGCAGATAAAACACTGGAAGATATTCAGGCTGCCGGTGGGGAAGCCGTCCTGTTCCAGGCAGATCTCACCAAAGTGGAAAATATCCGCAGCCTCTTTCAGGAAGCCCGCAAACAATGGGGCGGTATTGATATCGCCATCAATACAGTGGGCAAGGTATTAAAGAAACCATTCTCCGATACTACGGAAGCGGAGTATGACAGCATGTTTGATATCAACTCCAAAGTGGCTTATTTCTTTATACAGGAAGCAGGCAAACAACTGAATGACAACGGTAAAATCTGTACTATCGTAACCTCTTTGCTGGCAGCATATACAGGTCTGTATTCCACTTATGCAGGTGGTAAAGCACCGGTGGAACACTATACCCGCGCCGCCTCCAAAGAATATGGCGGCCGTGGTATTTCGGTGACGGCCGTAGCGCCCGGCCCCATGGACACGCCTTTTTTCTATGGACAGGAAACAGATGATGCGGTGGCTTACCACAAATCCGCTTCAGCGTTGGGCGGACTGACGAAGATCGAAGACATCGCGCCGCTGGTGGAGTTCCTCGTCACTGATGGCTGGTGGATCACCGGGCAAACGATATTTGCCAACGGTGGGTATACAACAAGATAG
- a CDS encoding universal stress protein — MKMKTIIVATDFSQVARNAAFYAADMAKALGKQVVLLHVYTLPVSPAEVPLAFDPDRILQDVQEEMNKLKQQLMERTEEKVPVEVVVKMGTFYTELQTLCERMEPYAVIMGSQGTTATERLFLGGHTAYAMRHLQWPLITVPPERSFEGIKKIGLACDFNDVEETVPVQRIEQFAGDFHAELHVLNVENKRDATPAVVRQSNVLHDILQSMAPHYHYSVHPKTDEGIMEAAKELELDLLVVLPKQHDLLHSLMHKSHTRHLTMHCPVPLMALQQ, encoded by the coding sequence ATGAAAATGAAAACAATCATCGTGGCAACTGACTTTTCACAGGTAGCCCGGAACGCGGCTTTTTATGCGGCAGACATGGCCAAAGCACTGGGTAAACAGGTAGTGTTGCTGCACGTGTATACGTTGCCGGTATCCCCTGCTGAGGTGCCGCTGGCCTTCGATCCGGACAGGATACTGCAGGATGTCCAGGAAGAGATGAACAAACTGAAGCAACAGCTGATGGAAAGAACGGAAGAAAAGGTACCTGTTGAAGTAGTGGTGAAAATGGGGACCTTTTATACCGAGTTGCAGACACTCTGTGAACGGATGGAGCCTTATGCCGTTATCATGGGCAGCCAGGGCACTACCGCCACAGAAAGGCTTTTCCTGGGAGGGCATACCGCCTATGCCATGCGCCATTTACAATGGCCGTTAATAACGGTTCCGCCTGAACGTAGTTTTGAAGGCATTAAAAAAATTGGCCTGGCATGCGATTTTAATGACGTGGAAGAAACAGTCCCTGTGCAACGTATAGAGCAGTTTGCAGGGGATTTTCATGCGGAATTACATGTGCTTAACGTGGAAAACAAGCGGGACGCCACACCGGCAGTAGTGCGCCAGTCAAATGTATTACATGATATATTGCAGTCTATGGCACCTCATTACCACTACAGCGTACACCCTAAAACCGACGAAGGTATTATGGAAGCAGCCAAAGAACTGGAGCTGGATTTGTTGGTTGTATTACCGAAGCAGCATGACCTGTTGCACAGTTTAATGCATAAAAGCCATACCCGGCACCTGACAATGCATTGCCCTGTGCCGTTGATGGCGTTACAACAATAG
- a CDS encoding winged helix-turn-helix transcriptional regulator yields MRDPRLHCPLTLAVKAISGKWKLYILSMLSDGTPKRYGELLKSTCENLTEKMLTSQLRELEKDGIITRKVYPEVPPRVEYMLTESGRKLCTIFEPLYEWGVDYMKTHHHDQFAWLELGRKKLA; encoded by the coding sequence ATGAGAGACCCAAGATTACACTGTCCGCTGACGTTGGCAGTGAAGGCCATTAGCGGCAAATGGAAATTATATATACTCAGCATGTTGTCTGACGGTACGCCCAAACGGTATGGTGAACTGCTGAAAAGTACCTGCGAGAATCTCACGGAAAAAATGCTCACCAGTCAGTTGCGTGAGCTGGAAAAAGACGGTATCATCACACGTAAAGTATATCCGGAAGTACCGCCAAGGGTGGAGTATATGCTGACCGAATCGGGAAGAAAGCTGTGTACTATTTTTGAGCCGTTGTATGAATGGGGCGTAGACTATATGAAAACACATCATCACGATCAGTTCGCGTGGCTGGAACTGGGCCGTAAAAAACTTGCCTGA
- a CDS encoding helix-turn-helix domain-containing protein gives MKQSEKITKAYFAFLDKHIAEVISGEAPEFLELNQIASALFVSHAHLTATIQQTMGHHPCHFYDQKIVDAARKMLAETDKPVAEIANVLTYDPSNFSKFFKKMTGQTPGQYRESVR, from the coding sequence ATGAAGCAAAGTGAAAAAATTACGAAAGCTTATTTCGCTTTTTTAGATAAACACATCGCTGAAGTGATCAGTGGCGAGGCGCCGGAGTTCCTGGAACTTAATCAGATTGCTTCCGCGCTGTTTGTGTCCCATGCTCATTTGACGGCCACCATTCAGCAAACCATGGGACATCACCCCTGTCATTTTTATGATCAGAAGATTGTGGATGCTGCCCGGAAAATGCTGGCCGAAACAGATAAGCCGGTAGCGGAGATAGCGAATGTGTTAACCTACGATCCTTCTAATTTCTCGAAGTTTTTTAAGAAGATGACCGGGCAAACGCCAGGGCAGTACCGCGAATCTGTACGATAG
- a CDS encoding sterol desaturase family protein, translating to MQILTEALARIFSLSALRYFLMAGIPFTIFYLIYPASFKKQKIQRKEASRKDFFREIWHSMQTTLVFTVISVVLLFTPARQFTQLYRHIDDYPLWYMGVSLVLSLVVHDTYFYWMHRLLHHPKLFKATHLVHHKSTNPSPWTSYSFHLLEAVAEGGVLVVLVGIMPIHPLTVLLFTITGFMINVYGHLGYEIMPRWFRHSWLFQLLNSSVHHNLHHSRFKGNYGLYFRIWDRLMGTEHPDYVKEFDRIQAQRFGQRPVVSESKSPVPVMDC from the coding sequence ATGCAAATATTGACAGAAGCACTGGCCCGTATTTTCAGTCTCTCCGCACTGCGCTATTTTTTGATGGCAGGCATCCCTTTTACTATTTTCTATTTGATATATCCTGCGAGCTTTAAAAAGCAGAAAATCCAACGGAAGGAGGCTTCCCGAAAGGACTTTTTCCGGGAGATATGGCATTCCATGCAGACCACCCTCGTGTTCACCGTTATCTCGGTGGTGCTGCTGTTTACTCCGGCCCGCCAGTTTACACAGTTGTACCGGCATATCGATGATTATCCCCTGTGGTACATGGGCGTGAGCCTGGTGCTGAGCCTGGTGGTACATGATACCTATTTTTATTGGATGCACCGGCTGTTGCACCATCCGAAACTTTTTAAGGCCACCCATCTGGTGCATCATAAAAGCACTAACCCTTCACCATGGACGTCCTACAGTTTCCATCTGCTGGAGGCTGTTGCAGAGGGAGGCGTACTGGTGGTGCTGGTTGGTATCATGCCCATTCACCCGCTGACAGTACTGTTATTTACCATTACCGGATTTATGATCAATGTGTACGGCCACCTGGGTTATGAGATCATGCCCCGCTGGTTCCGTCACAGCTGGTTGTTTCAGCTGCTCAATAGCTCCGTTCACCACAACCTGCACCATAGCCGTTTTAAAGGTAATTACGGCCTGTATTTCCGCATATGGGACCGGTTAATGGGCACGGAGCATCCGGACTATGTGAAGGAGTTTGACCGTATCCAGGCGCAGCGATTCGGGCAGCGGCCGGTTGTCAGCGAAAGTAAAAGTCCAGTCCCTGTAATGGATTGTTAG
- a CDS encoding MBL fold metallo-hydrolase — protein MKKVIPLILACISALTVSSIAQPLQIQLIRQATVKITMHQQHLLIDPVLADEGTEPPIFFSNERKNPTIGLPFHRDSVLKNVDAILLTHYHPDHFDMAAEKYVPKDMLIFCQPGDDAKLKEKGFTHTQVIDSTMTWQGISFHRYLSSHYPGANGEPPFGISSSWYLQSGTDAVFITGDAILDDRLKASLAATRPPIVIANSGECHFTRENPVLAPGITMTLTTGELKAITQLLPATTVVAVHMDAINHCSLTKAELRQYVAKEKLQKRIRVPNEGEVLRGIPGNK, from the coding sequence ATGAAAAAAGTAATCCCACTGATACTTGCCTGTATCAGCGCCCTGACAGTAAGTAGTATCGCACAACCGTTACAAATCCAACTCATCCGGCAGGCTACCGTTAAGATCACGATGCATCAGCAGCATCTGCTCATAGACCCGGTACTGGCCGATGAAGGCACAGAGCCACCCATTTTCTTTTCCAATGAGAGGAAGAACCCCACGATCGGGCTGCCTTTTCATCGCGACAGCGTACTGAAAAACGTGGATGCCATTCTGCTCACCCACTATCATCCCGATCATTTTGATATGGCAGCCGAGAAATATGTGCCCAAAGACATGCTCATCTTCTGTCAGCCTGGAGATGACGCCAAACTGAAAGAAAAAGGCTTTACCCATACACAGGTCATTGACAGCACCATGACCTGGCAGGGTATTTCATTTCACCGCTACCTGTCCAGCCACTACCCTGGCGCCAACGGAGAACCGCCTTTCGGCATCTCTTCTTCCTGGTATCTGCAAAGCGGCACCGACGCTGTATTCATCACCGGCGATGCCATCCTGGACGACCGGCTGAAGGCCTCCCTCGCTGCCACCCGCCCTCCCATCGTGATCGCCAACAGCGGCGAATGCCACTTCACCCGTGAAAACCCGGTGCTGGCGCCCGGCATCACCATGACGCTGACCACCGGCGAACTGAAAGCCATCACGCAGCTGTTGCCCGCCACTACCGTAGTGGCCGTGCATATGGACGCCATCAACCATTGCAGCCTTACGAAAGCTGAGCTTCGTCAATATGTAGCGAAAGAAAAATTACAAAAGAGAATAAGGGTGCCCAATGAAGGGGAAGTCCTGCGCGGCATTCCGGGGAATAAATAA
- a CDS encoding S8 family serine peptidase — protein MKIVNLFAACILFATFMSCKRGESVLQGGQPSATEGVVPKSVINGLVFEQLNKTGRFDWNMVNDSVVWSALVQGDSILSVGFQPAGTADISREIDKINVNAGNWQDARQQVLNLINETEQFKGDAKQEKGLVTYQSPKLPVFYVKASRFATVKALRASALVRYAEPVGYARYMQVKPASGGSASGSSLLTFGCDSNLANTSLVPGVDYTDITPGAKQSWNYVNHNIPQAWTKSTGANVKIMLIDTGVSPTQDNLGANFNQGASSGRTITKIATWPNGTPSDVCGHGTKMAGVIAAPRGVSGSSAGIAYNASLVTVHAAENVVILSPESVQGIGDAYVIGGDDAAVKIISMSMGSLFSFGHVTDGIRYAYNKGKLMFCAAGTTNSSFGPFLGVVYPATMPEVQAVTGVKDNGTSPCEDCHSGREVAFDIIMEKSTTGRNPLTTAATGNAPSTVGGSSVATASCAAIAALVWSKYPTYSRDSIVARMRRASSFYNNKNGQLGWGVVDAQQAVGN, from the coding sequence ATGAAAATTGTTAATTTATTTGCAGCTTGCATCCTCTTCGCCACGTTTATGTCCTGTAAAAGAGGAGAGTCCGTCCTGCAGGGTGGCCAGCCTTCGGCCACAGAAGGCGTCGTACCAAAATCTGTTATCAATGGACTGGTATTTGAACAACTCAACAAAACCGGTCGGTTCGACTGGAACATGGTCAATGACAGCGTTGTATGGAGCGCCCTGGTACAGGGCGACAGCATCCTGTCCGTCGGCTTCCAGCCTGCCGGCACCGCCGACATCAGCCGGGAAATCGACAAAATCAACGTTAACGCCGGCAACTGGCAGGATGCGCGTCAGCAGGTGTTAAACCTGATCAATGAAACTGAACAGTTTAAAGGAGATGCCAAGCAGGAAAAAGGCCTGGTTACCTATCAGTCTCCCAAACTGCCGGTGTTTTATGTGAAAGCCAGCCGCTTTGCCACGGTGAAAGCACTCCGTGCTTCGGCGCTGGTGAGGTATGCAGAGCCGGTAGGTTACGCCCGCTACATGCAGGTGAAACCCGCCTCCGGTGGCAGTGCGTCCGGAAGCTCCCTGCTCACTTTTGGCTGCGATTCCAACCTGGCCAATACATCGCTGGTTCCCGGTGTCGACTATACGGACATCACACCCGGCGCCAAACAATCGTGGAACTATGTTAACCACAATATCCCGCAGGCATGGACCAAGTCTACCGGCGCCAACGTTAAGATCATGCTGATCGATACCGGCGTAAGCCCCACACAGGACAATCTTGGCGCCAACTTCAATCAGGGAGCGTCTTCCGGCCGTACCATCACTAAAATTGCCACCTGGCCGAACGGTACACCTTCCGATGTGTGTGGCCACGGTACTAAAATGGCCGGTGTGATAGCAGCGCCCCGTGGTGTTAGCGGCAGCAGTGCCGGTATTGCGTACAATGCCAGCCTGGTGACCGTTCACGCTGCTGAAAACGTAGTGATCCTGTCTCCTGAATCTGTTCAGGGTATCGGTGACGCCTATGTGATCGGTGGTGATGATGCTGCTGTTAAAATCATCAGCATGAGCATGGGTTCCCTGTTTTCTTTCGGTCACGTGACCGATGGTATCCGCTATGCCTACAACAAAGGCAAACTGATGTTCTGTGCTGCAGGTACCACCAACTCCAGCTTCGGTCCTTTCCTCGGCGTGGTGTACCCGGCTACCATGCCTGAAGTACAGGCAGTGACCGGCGTAAAAGACAACGGTACTTCTCCTTGCGAAGACTGTCACTCCGGCCGTGAAGTGGCATTCGATATCATCATGGAAAAATCCACCACCGGCAGAAATCCGCTTACTACCGCTGCTACCGGCAACGCGCCGTCAACAGTGGGTGGTTCTTCCGTGGCTACTGCCAGCTGTGCGGCTATTGCTGCGCTGGTATGGAGCAAATACCCCACTTACTCCCGTGACAGCATCGTAGCGCGCATGCGCCGTGCGTCCAGCTTCTACAACAACAAAAATGGTCAGCTGGGCTGGGGCGTGGTAGATGCGCAGCAAGCAGTAGGCAACTAA
- a CDS encoding Crp/Fnr family transcriptional regulator, with translation MAVSIETLQNLLQQLNTVPATDMAPLFAATRQVKLDAGETYIREGDTARKLAYLEKGIIRAYAVRNNGDEATLFLRWEGQFIASHDTIIRQRPSRFIYRALEDTVVVEIDYEQLDGVLRENPRLEPLRSHFLQLMLAEALDSIESFVTLSPEERYLQLLDSRGGIVNRVPDKYIASMLGVTPVSLSRIRKRIHSRGKQ, from the coding sequence ATGGCGGTTTCTATTGAAACGTTACAAAATCTGTTACAACAATTGAATACAGTGCCGGCGACAGATATGGCGCCTTTGTTTGCCGCTACGCGGCAGGTGAAACTGGATGCGGGAGAAACGTATATCCGTGAAGGTGATACTGCCAGGAAACTGGCTTATCTTGAAAAAGGCATTATCCGTGCGTATGCGGTGAGGAATAACGGGGACGAAGCTACGTTGTTTCTCCGCTGGGAGGGACAGTTTATCGCGTCACATGATACGATCATTCGTCAACGGCCGTCCCGCTTTATTTACCGGGCGCTGGAAGATACCGTAGTGGTGGAGATAGACTACGAACAGCTGGACGGGGTATTGCGGGAAAATCCCCGCCTGGAACCGTTGCGAAGTCATTTTCTGCAGCTTATGCTGGCGGAAGCGCTGGATTCCATAGAATCTTTTGTGACGCTGTCGCCGGAAGAACGTTACCTGCAATTACTGGACAGCCGTGGTGGTATCGTGAACCGCGTGCCCGATAAATATATTGCCTCGATGCTGGGCGTTACGCCCGTTTCGTTGAGCCGCATCCGGAAGAGAATACACAGCCGGGGCAAACAATAG